A single window of Zea mays cultivar B73 chromosome 10, Zm-B73-REFERENCE-NAM-5.0, whole genome shotgun sequence DNA harbors:
- the LOC100191242 gene encoding uncharacterized protein LOC100191242 isoform 1 (isoform 1 is encoded by transcript variant 1), which translates to MSSLAAARADNFYYPPEWSPKKGGLNKFHGQHALRERARKLDQGILIIRFEMPFNIWCGGCNSMIAKGVRFNAEKKQVGNYYSTKIWSFTMKSPCCKHEIVIQTDPKNTEYVIISGAQKKTEDFDVEDAETLLLPADEDRDKLADPMYRLEHQEEDLRKKKEAEPVLVRLQRLSDSRHSDDYALNRALRDRLRVIQ; encoded by the exons ATG TCGTCGCTCGCCGCTGCGAGAGCGGATAACTTCTACTATCCGCCGGAATGGAGCCCCAAGAAG GGTGGGCTGAACAAGTTCCATGGCCAGCATGCGCTCAGGGAGCGAGCGAGGAAGCTCGACCAGGGCATCCTGATTATAAG GTTTGAGATGCCTTTTAACATTTGGTGTGGTGGATGCAATTCCATGATAGCGAAGGGAGTAAGATTTAATGCTGAGAAGAAACAAGTTGGAAATTATTACTCTACCAAG ATATGGAGCTTCACCATGAAATCGccctgttgcaagcatgaaattgTCATACAGACAGACCCAAAAAATACTGAATATGTCATAATCAGTGGGGCCCAGAAGAAGACAGAAGATTTTGATGTTGAGGATGCAGAGACATTGCTGCTGCCAGCAGATGAAG ATCGAGACAAGCTTGCGGATCCTATGTACCGGCTTGAACACCAGGAAGAGGATCTTCGGAAGAAAAAAGAAGCTGAGCCAGTTTTAGTTCGCCTTCAGCGACTCTCGGACAGCCGGCACTCTGATGATTATGCCCTGAACAGAGCACTCCGCGATCGTCTTAGGGTCATCCAATGA
- the LOC100191242 gene encoding uncharacterized protein LOC100191242 isoform 2 (isoform 2 is encoded by transcript variant 2) — protein sequence MSSLAAARADNFYYPPEWSPKKGGLNKFHGQHALRERARKLDQGILIIRFEMPFNIWCGGCNSMIAKGVRFNAEKKQVGNYYSTKIWSFTMKSPCCKHEIVIQTDPKNTEYVIISGAQKKTEDFDVEDAETLLLPADEDRDKLADPMYRLEHQEEDLRKKKEAEPVLVRLQRLSDSRHSDDYALNRALRDRLRSQKKRVAEEKKSARKIGLGVRLLPPSAEDATAAASVKFASKFEKSRRDKRAAIKAASIFPESSSSASHGKPDLVLKRRNIKAGAATALMAGRVKPSSWQSASSTSSRTRMPVLAARK from the exons ATG TCGTCGCTCGCCGCTGCGAGAGCGGATAACTTCTACTATCCGCCGGAATGGAGCCCCAAGAAG GGTGGGCTGAACAAGTTCCATGGCCAGCATGCGCTCAGGGAGCGAGCGAGGAAGCTCGACCAGGGCATCCTGATTATAAG GTTTGAGATGCCTTTTAACATTTGGTGTGGTGGATGCAATTCCATGATAGCGAAGGGAGTAAGATTTAATGCTGAGAAGAAACAAGTTGGAAATTATTACTCTACCAAG ATATGGAGCTTCACCATGAAATCGccctgttgcaagcatgaaattgTCATACAGACAGACCCAAAAAATACTGAATATGTCATAATCAGTGGGGCCCAGAAGAAGACAGAAGATTTTGATGTTGAGGATGCAGAGACATTGCTGCTGCCAGCAGATGAAG ATCGAGACAAGCTTGCGGATCCTATGTACCGGCTTGAACACCAGGAAGAGGATCTTCGGAAGAAAAAAGAAGCTGAGCCAGTTTTAGTTCGCCTTCAGCGACTCTCGGACAGCCGGCACTCTGATGATTATGCCCTGAACAGAGCACTCCGCGATCGTCTTAGG AGCCAAAAAAAGAGAGTTGCTGAAGAGAAGAAGTCCGCGAGAAAGATAGGCCTTGGTGTGCGGCTCTTGCCTCCCTCCGCAGAAGATGCCACCGCAGCGGCTTCAGTGAAGTTTGCATCGAAATTTGAGAAAAGCAGAAGGGATAAGAGGGCCGCAATCAAAGCTGCCTCCATCTTTCCGGAGTCATCAAGCTCAGCATCACATGGTAAACCCGACCTCGTGCTGAAGAGGCGGAACATAAAAGCTGGAGCCGCTACAGCACTGATGGCAGGCAGGGTGAAGCCGTCCTCGTGGCAGAGCGCCAGTTCCACGAGCTCAAGGACTCGGATGCCTGTTCTGGCAGCACGCAAGTAG